A genomic region of Glycine max cultivar Williams 82 chromosome 15, Glycine_max_v4.0, whole genome shotgun sequence contains the following coding sequences:
- the LOC121173638 gene encoding bZIP transcription factor 44-like: MQQYLSVEVENSVLRAQVGELSHRLESLNEIVDVLNATIVAGFGAATTSSTFVEPINNNNNNSFFNPLNMGYLNHPIMTSADILQY; this comes from the coding sequence ATGCAACAGTACCTGAGTGTTGAGGTTGAGAACTCGGTGCTTAGGGCTCAGGTGGGTGAGCTTAGTCACAGGTTAGAGTCTCTGAATGAGATCGTTGACGTGTTGAATGCCACTATTGTGGCGGGTTTTGGAGCAGCAACAACATCGAGCACCTTCGTTGAgccaattaataataataataataatagcttCTTCAACCCGTTGAATATGGGGTATCTGAACCACCCTATTATGACTTCTGCGGATATATTGCAGTACTGA
- the LOC100795405 gene encoding uncharacterized protein isoform X1, whose product MRELQIGRKKLEMTRHSVALIEKMKKPYILAKRYEWEEFGRFFNKHKDLLDKQIDLHHSTPLHYAAHCGNPTMYREMIEWVGEGDIKRVLRLQDDMGNTPLHEVAFTGEVEMTKSILEHEEEEGPNQQYEPLLRMRNKLGETAVYRAAALGKTDLLSFFLQDLGADAHRDIHFHRKGDKMSILHTAVIDQFFGTALWILERYEHLAYEKEDNELTTLQLLAKMPSTFKSQTQMGPLKNFIYLLLPNFQDYKYYNQNKEYTTKKEDLESGREDKNEPSPTQMKLEDNTREGQILKSGGKARRNEPPTTQRKLSAFSWMWYTMWKIMAKEWKEIDKLWRKKEMHNLAKELVNLLAQKDYSWRNTAIARDRTVSMGRSQQEGKPKEIKGKQEEGEKQEGASKPTYTPLLMAACNGITEIVEVIIHFHPHSIEHVSDDEQNILYMAVKHRQKKIYQILKKLKMVRSLAGKIDKESNTVLHYTAEFQGGSQPGFALQLQEELHWFDRIEKRLPYHYTIHKNQYNKTAKQLFVEKHEALLNDAREWIKETAQSCSAVAVLVATVVFAAAYTVPGGTDDNGFPRFLHETIFMVFTIMDIVALVSSLGSVIMFLSILTSPCEMWDFRKSLPRKLNTGFALLFFSMATTMLSFSATILINIKLEKNKWTSSLTYAAAFFPVCIFALVQFPLYVAMKGCVRSMLRNLKKIIPRFLLNLLKKSRRKKLWDI is encoded by the exons ATGAGAGAGCTGCAGATAGGGAGAAAGAAATTAGAGATGACAAGGCACTCCGTAGCCTTaattgagaaaatgaaaaagccATATATACTGGCCAAGAGATACGAATGGGAAGAATTCGGCAGATTTTTCAACAAACACAAGGATCTATTGGACAAGCAAATTGACTTGCACCACAGCACTCCTCTTCACTACGCAGCTCACTGTGGGAACCCAACAATGTACAGGGAAATGATCGAGTGGGTGGGAGAGGGAGACATCAAGCGTGTGCTGAGGTTGCAGGACGACATGGGGAACACTCCGCTTCACGAGGTGGCATTCACTGGAGAAGTGGAAATGACCAAGAGCATTCTGGAGCACGAGGAGGAAGAAGGCCCAAATCAGCAGTATGAGCCATTGCTGCGAATGAGAAACAAATTGGGAGAAACCGCCGTCTATAGAGCTGCTGCACTTGGAAAAACTGACTTGCTCAGCTTCTTCCTTCAAGACTTGGGAGCAGATGCTCATCGTGATATACATTTTCACCGAAAGGGGGATAAGATGTCCATTCTGCACACTGCTGTCATTGATCAATTCTTTG GCACAGCTTTATGGATATTGGAAAGATATGAACACCTCGCTTATGAAAAGGAAGACAATGAACTCACAACTCTGCAATTGCTAGCCAAAATGCCCTCTACGTTTAAAAGTCAAACCCAAATGGGGCCTTTGAAAAATTTCATATACCTCT TGCTTCCTAACTTTCAAGATTACAAATACTACAATCAAAATAAGGAATACACAACCAAAAAGGAAGATTTGGAGAGTGGCAGGGAGGACAAAAATGAGCCATCTCCAACTCAAATGAAGCTCGAGGATAATACGAGAGAAGGGCAAATTTTGAAAAGTGGCGGGAAGGCAAGGAGAAATGAACCACCTACAACTCAAAGGAAACTATCAG CTTTTTCATGGATGTGGTATACCATGTGGAAGATTATGGCCAAAG AATGGAAAGAGATTGATAAACTTTGGAGGAAAAAGGAAATGCATAATTTAGCAAAGGAACTTGTAAACTTGCTAGCACAAAAAGACTATTCATGGCGAAATACTGCTATTGCAAGGGATAGAACAGTTTCCATGGGGAGATCACAACAAGAAGGAAAgcctaaagaaataaaagggaaacaAGAGGAAGGAGAAAAACAAGAGGGTGCAAGCAAACCAACATATACCCCCTTGCTTATGGCTGCTTGCAATGGAATTACAGAGATTGTTGAAGTTATAATTCATTTCCATCCTCATTCGATTGAGCATGTTAGTGACGACGAGCAGAACATATTATACATGGCTGTCAAACACCGCCAGAAGAAAATTTACCAAATcttaaagaaattgaaaatggtAAGAAGTCTTGCTGGAAAAATTGACAAGGAAAGTAACACTGTCCTTCACTACACTGCAGAATTTCAAGGGGGTTCCCAACCGGGTTTTGCTCTGCAACTGCAAGAGGAGTTGCATTGGTTCGAT CGGATAGAAAAGAGACTCCCTTATCATTACACCATTCACAAGAACCAATACAACAAAACAGCAAAGCAACTTTTTGTGGAAAAGCATGAAGCACTGCTCAACGATGCTCGTGAATGGATAAAAGAAACTGCTCAATCATGCTCTGCAGTAGCTGTTCTTGTTGCCACTGTTGTCTTTGCCGCGGCATACACTGTCCCTGGAGGCACAGATGACAATGGATTCCCTAGATTTCTTCATGAAACTATATTCATGGTGTTCACAATTATGGATATTGTGGCTCTTGTAAGTTCACTCGGTTCGGTGATTATGTTCCTTTCAATCCTCACATCACCTTGTGAGATGTGGGATTTTCGGAAGTCTCTCCCGAGGAAACTGAACACAGGTTTTGCCTTGCTGTTCTTCTCCATGGCCACAACAATGCTATCATTCAGTGCAACAATTCTGATCAACATCAAGTTAGAGAAGAACAAATGGACTTCAAGTTTGACATATGCTGCAGCATTCTTTCCTGTCTGTATATTTGCATTGGTGCAGTTCCCTCTATATGTTGCCATGAAAGGATGTGTGCGGAGCATGCTTAGGAACCTTAAGAAGATCATTCCTCGTTTCCTCCTCAACTTGCTCAAAAAGAGCAGGAGAAAGAAATTGTGGGACATTTGA
- the LOC100795405 gene encoding uncharacterized protein isoform X2 — MRELQIGRKKLEMTRHSVALIEKMKKPYILAKRYEWEEFGRFFNKHKDLLDKQIDLHHSTPLHYAAHCGNPTMYREMIEWVGEGDIKRVLRLQDDMGNTPLHEVAFTGEVEMTKSILEHEEEEGPNQQYEPLLRMRNKLGETAVYRAAALGKTDLLSFFLQDLGADAHRDIHFHRKGDKMSILHTAVIDQFFGTALWILERYEHLAYEKEDNELTTLQLLAKMPSTFKSQTQMGPLKNFIYLYYKYYNQNKEYTTKKEDLESGREDKNEPSPTQMKLEDNTREGQILKSGGKARRNEPPTTQRKLSAFSWMWYTMWKIMAKEWKEIDKLWRKKEMHNLAKELVNLLAQKDYSWRNTAIARDRTVSMGRSQQEGKPKEIKGKQEEGEKQEGASKPTYTPLLMAACNGITEIVEVIIHFHPHSIEHVSDDEQNILYMAVKHRQKKIYQILKKLKMVRSLAGKIDKESNTVLHYTAEFQGGSQPGFALQLQEELHWFDRIEKRLPYHYTIHKNQYNKTAKQLFVEKHEALLNDAREWIKETAQSCSAVAVLVATVVFAAAYTVPGGTDDNGFPRFLHETIFMVFTIMDIVALVSSLGSVIMFLSILTSPCEMWDFRKSLPRKLNTGFALLFFSMATTMLSFSATILINIKLEKNKWTSSLTYAAAFFPVCIFALVQFPLYVAMKGCVRSMLRNLKKIIPRFLLNLLKKSRRKKLWDI, encoded by the exons ATGAGAGAGCTGCAGATAGGGAGAAAGAAATTAGAGATGACAAGGCACTCCGTAGCCTTaattgagaaaatgaaaaagccATATATACTGGCCAAGAGATACGAATGGGAAGAATTCGGCAGATTTTTCAACAAACACAAGGATCTATTGGACAAGCAAATTGACTTGCACCACAGCACTCCTCTTCACTACGCAGCTCACTGTGGGAACCCAACAATGTACAGGGAAATGATCGAGTGGGTGGGAGAGGGAGACATCAAGCGTGTGCTGAGGTTGCAGGACGACATGGGGAACACTCCGCTTCACGAGGTGGCATTCACTGGAGAAGTGGAAATGACCAAGAGCATTCTGGAGCACGAGGAGGAAGAAGGCCCAAATCAGCAGTATGAGCCATTGCTGCGAATGAGAAACAAATTGGGAGAAACCGCCGTCTATAGAGCTGCTGCACTTGGAAAAACTGACTTGCTCAGCTTCTTCCTTCAAGACTTGGGAGCAGATGCTCATCGTGATATACATTTTCACCGAAAGGGGGATAAGATGTCCATTCTGCACACTGCTGTCATTGATCAATTCTTTG GCACAGCTTTATGGATATTGGAAAGATATGAACACCTCGCTTATGAAAAGGAAGACAATGAACTCACAACTCTGCAATTGCTAGCCAAAATGCCCTCTACGTTTAAAAGTCAAACCCAAATGGGGCCTTTGAAAAATTTCATATACCTCT ATTACAAATACTACAATCAAAATAAGGAATACACAACCAAAAAGGAAGATTTGGAGAGTGGCAGGGAGGACAAAAATGAGCCATCTCCAACTCAAATGAAGCTCGAGGATAATACGAGAGAAGGGCAAATTTTGAAAAGTGGCGGGAAGGCAAGGAGAAATGAACCACCTACAACTCAAAGGAAACTATCAG CTTTTTCATGGATGTGGTATACCATGTGGAAGATTATGGCCAAAG AATGGAAAGAGATTGATAAACTTTGGAGGAAAAAGGAAATGCATAATTTAGCAAAGGAACTTGTAAACTTGCTAGCACAAAAAGACTATTCATGGCGAAATACTGCTATTGCAAGGGATAGAACAGTTTCCATGGGGAGATCACAACAAGAAGGAAAgcctaaagaaataaaagggaaacaAGAGGAAGGAGAAAAACAAGAGGGTGCAAGCAAACCAACATATACCCCCTTGCTTATGGCTGCTTGCAATGGAATTACAGAGATTGTTGAAGTTATAATTCATTTCCATCCTCATTCGATTGAGCATGTTAGTGACGACGAGCAGAACATATTATACATGGCTGTCAAACACCGCCAGAAGAAAATTTACCAAATcttaaagaaattgaaaatggtAAGAAGTCTTGCTGGAAAAATTGACAAGGAAAGTAACACTGTCCTTCACTACACTGCAGAATTTCAAGGGGGTTCCCAACCGGGTTTTGCTCTGCAACTGCAAGAGGAGTTGCATTGGTTCGAT CGGATAGAAAAGAGACTCCCTTATCATTACACCATTCACAAGAACCAATACAACAAAACAGCAAAGCAACTTTTTGTGGAAAAGCATGAAGCACTGCTCAACGATGCTCGTGAATGGATAAAAGAAACTGCTCAATCATGCTCTGCAGTAGCTGTTCTTGTTGCCACTGTTGTCTTTGCCGCGGCATACACTGTCCCTGGAGGCACAGATGACAATGGATTCCCTAGATTTCTTCATGAAACTATATTCATGGTGTTCACAATTATGGATATTGTGGCTCTTGTAAGTTCACTCGGTTCGGTGATTATGTTCCTTTCAATCCTCACATCACCTTGTGAGATGTGGGATTTTCGGAAGTCTCTCCCGAGGAAACTGAACACAGGTTTTGCCTTGCTGTTCTTCTCCATGGCCACAACAATGCTATCATTCAGTGCAACAATTCTGATCAACATCAAGTTAGAGAAGAACAAATGGACTTCAAGTTTGACATATGCTGCAGCATTCTTTCCTGTCTGTATATTTGCATTGGTGCAGTTCCCTCTATATGTTGCCATGAAAGGATGTGTGCGGAGCATGCTTAGGAACCTTAAGAAGATCATTCCTCGTTTCCTCCTCAACTTGCTCAAAAAGAGCAGGAGAAAGAAATTGTGGGACATTTGA